A window of Bombyx mori chromosome 2, ASM3026992v2 contains these coding sequences:
- the LOC101735850 gene encoding coiled-coil domain-containing protein 13, with protein sequence MATHKELSSVKIKKPKQNDEKLADLAAKIEETDEMKLKMLAALDKPDPDDILYPPELNAHLIDQLKVMTGENNELRKCVYTKDQEIKELNKTIKDLNQRIRDLISGSGPAISSKSAGVISAKITDLCKQNRHLVAELEGYKTKNAALERKIMQLDILNKENEKLEACLCKEDFQDGSSDELKELNTKLAAVNKKLYDSKNRNLELKNDILVATKILQQELGDKFTSIKELQNDLAGWKGRAQQILLLQSRVNELEEKLNGKQKDMIEVKRKDQSQIIRELEMKRKKDVDLAMKELEVLKEENQDLKRKLDGSRCRIRNLECDVTTIRQKMQTFVEKSKHDDMLINEQRNQLKNSELYYQEILKENSSKMNKMNTEISEYQKQIKNTDAKIHALRKQANEKAAKIEELRAQLLRYEECSLQSVFFTPMKTATDNEIKKLSELIITLNTRIDNERHKWEEQESANRKLKEKKKRLERKINNLEEELKTYKETRRTSRLSRTSMQKETTFDALGTNTVTKKQSSITAVEKPSETSSESQPAADYETLDKEELKFKLELAEEKLKIMEDKLRMIEEEKQDDFKNLTEMIQTSKQLFNEALAVLQREKCNCS encoded by the exons ATGGCTACCCATAAAGAATTATCGtcggtaaaaattaaaaagcccAAACAAAACGATGAAAAACTAGCAGACTTAGCCGCTAAAATTGAGGAGACAGACGAAATGAAGTTGAAAATGTTAGCCGCACTGGATAAACCTGATCCTGACGATATTTTATATCCGCCTGAATTAAATGCCCATTTGATAGACCAATTAAAG GTAATGACAGGTGAAAATAACGAATTACGCAAATGTGTTTACACAAAGGATcaagaaataaaagaacttaACAAAACCATAAAAGATTTGAATCAAAGAATCCGGGATCTCATATCCGGTAGCGGTCCTGCAATTTCTTCGAAATCAGCCGGAGTCATAAGTGCCAAAATAACGGACTTATGCAAACAGAACAGACATTTAGTTGCAGAGTTAGAaggatataaaacaaaaaatgcagCCTTGGAACGTAAAATCATGCAACTGGACATTTTAAACAAAGAAAACGAAAAATTAGAGGCATGTCTGTGCAAAGAAGATTTTCAAGACGGTAGTTCTGATGAACTGAAAGAATTGAACACTAAATTAGCGGCAGTCAACAAAAAACTATATGACAGTAAAAACAGAAATCTAGAATTGAAGAATGACATATTAGTTGCAACGAAAATCTTGCAACAGGAGCTGGGTGATAAGTTTACTAGCATAAAAGAACTGCAGAATGACCTGGCTGGATGGAAAGGGAGGGCCCAGCAAATATTACTTCTGCAGAGTAGAGTAAATGAGCTAGAGGAGAAATTGAACGGGAAGCAAAAGGATATGATTGAGGTTAAAAGAAAAGACCAGAGTCAG ATAATAAGAGAATTAGAAATGAAGAGAAAAAAGGACGTAGATTTAGCAATGAAAGAGCTAGAAGTTCTAAAAGAGGAGAACCAAGATTTGAAGAGGAAATTGGACGGATCTCGTTGCAGAATTAGAAATTTAGAATGTGACGTTACCACTATTAGGCAGAAGATGCAAACGTTTGTGGAAAAGAGCAAGCATGATGATATGTTGATAAATGAACAAAGG aatcAGTTAAAAAATTCCGAACTCTATTATCAAGAGATATTAAAAGAGAACTCTTCGAAAATGAACAAAATGAATACTGAAATTAGTGAATATCAGAAACAGATAAAAAATACTGATGCTAAAATTCATGCATTGCGTAAACAAGCGAACGAAAAAGCAGCAAAAATAGAAGAATTGCGAGCCCAATTATTGAGATATGAAGAATGTTCACTACAAAGTGTGTTTTTCACTCCGATGAAAACCGCTACtgataacgaaataaaaaaactaagcgAGTTAATCATAACACTAAATACGAGAATAGACAACGAAAGACACAAATGGGAAGAACAAGAATCGGCAAACAGAAAActtaaagaaaagaagaaacgcCTAGAAAGAAAGATTAATAATTTAGAAGAAGAGCTTAAGACCTACAAAGAAACCAGGAGAACTTCAAGGCTTTCAAGGACATCCATGCAAAAGGAGACAACTTTTGACGCTTTAGGTACCAATACTGTGACCAAAAAACAGTCTTCGATTACAGCTGTTGAAAAACCAAGCGAGACTTCTTCTGAATCTCAACCAGCTGCAGACTATGAAACTTTAGATAAAGAAGAATTGAAATTCAAACTTGAATTAGctgaagaaaaattaaaaattatggaGGACAAATTAAGGATGATTGAAGAAGAAAAACAAGATGACTTCAAAAATTTAACGGAAATGATACAAACATCAAAACAGTTGTTCAATGAAGCACTAGCGGTGTTGCAACGAGAGAAGTGTAACTGTTCCTGA